The sequence below is a genomic window from Pseudonocardia sp. T1-2H.
GAAGTCCCCTCGGAGCTGCCCGTCGAGGAGGAGCAGGACGGCGAGCCCGGCGACGAGCAGCCGGCCGACGGCCACGACGCCACCGAGGAGCCGGACGCCACCGAGGAGCCGGACGCCACCGAGGAGCCGGACGCCACCGAGGAGCCGGCCGCACCCCTCGAGGAGGTGGCCGACCTGCCCGAGCTGGCGAAGGTTCCGCGCCGCCGCGGCTCCGCGAAGAGCTGACCCGCGGTGAACGTGGACGAGCCGACGCCGCTCACCAGTGCGGCGTCATTCAAGGGCAGTGCGTTCGAGGACCTGACGCGGAACTTCTCCGAGGACGCCATCGACGAGATCCTCATCGAGGCCACACGCGCCTGCGAAACCGAGGTTGGCCGCAGGCTCGTCCCGTTCACGCTCACCGAGACCCACCGCGCGGAGGGCATCGACCCCGACGAGCTCGGCGCCATCGGGTCCGGGCTGCAGCTCGACCTGCAGGGCTCCCTCGGGGCGTCCTACGCGGCCGCGCTCGGCAGCGGGATCGGGGCCCTGGTCCGGAAGGTGTGGCTCCGCCAGCACGCCACGCATTTCCCCGAGATGTGGGCCTACAGCGACGTGACCTGCACGGTCACGCTGTCCTTCGGTGGCGCCCAGACGGTCGCCCCGATGGCCGGCCCGACGAACGACACCGGGCTGCTGTGGTTCAACGTCGGCACGTTCTGCCCGATCGGGTCGCTCGTGCAGGTCACCTACAGCGGCGGCTACCAGACGATCCCGGCGGACCTGCGGCGCGCCGCGAAGTACATGGCCGCCGCCATCTTCTGCCGGGAGCTGGACCCGGAGCGCTCCTCGAACCACGACGCCGGGTCGCTCGAGGCGCTGGCCGTGTCCTGGCTAGAGCCGTACCGGGGGCTGTGACCCGTGGCCCGTGCAGGGCACCCGGTGTCGGCGGCTGCGCGGGCGAAGATCTCCGCGGCACTGAAGGGGAAGAAGCATCCGCACCGCGGGCACCCGATGTCGTCGGATGCGCGGGCGAAGATCTCGGCCGCGCTGAAGGGCCGAAACCACCCGCACCGCGGGCATGCGATCTCCTCGGAGACGAGGGCGAAGATCGCGGCCGCGCTGCGGGCCCGGCACGCGGCGACGACGGCGCGCGGGAAGTCCGGCACCGGCCCGAAGCGGTCCAGCGCCCCGAAGTCGGCGCGCGCCCCGCGCTCGACGCCGCCGACCGGCCGCGGGTCCGGGCTGCGGCGCGGCGGGAACACGTCGGTCCTGGCGCCCGGCGGCGGCCGGATGAAGACCGGGAGCCACGGCCACAAGGTCCACAAGTCGTCGTTCTCGCTGATCTCGACGGGCGCCGGATACCACCACTCCTACGTGGGGCGGCTCCGGAAGGCCCGCAAGGCGAGGTCGTCGAAGGCTCGGTTCGTCCGCACCCGGCGCGCCCACCGCGTCCGTCCCCGCAGGAGGTAGCCCGTGAGCTCAGCAATCGACCGTGAGGCCGCGTGGCTGTCGGCGTCCGGGGACGGCCTACCCGCCCTCCTGAAGTCCGCTGGCGGCCCCTGGGACGTCATCCAGGGCTACTGGGGGCGCACCACGGCGCGCATGAAGACCGGGATCTACCTGGTGCGGCCCGCGGTGGTCGAGTCCCGGTTCACGAACCAGCGGAAGATCCAGACCCACCAGTTCCGCGGCAAGCTGTGGTGGCCGATCGGGGCCACCACCGTGCAGTCCGGGCTGTGGGAGGACGAGCAGCGCGCCTTCGACGCGGCCGTCGACCTCCTCGTCGACAGGGTCCGCGGGCACGCCCTCGACCACACGCACGGCGGCCGGTTCCTCGCGGTCGCCGAGGCCCCCGACGGGGGCCGCATCACCGTCCAGTTCGCCGATCCCGAGCAGGGCCAAGGCTCCTCTCCGGCCGCCCTCAGGGCCGACATCACCTACCAGGCCGACGACCGCGACTTCGCGGGCTGAGGCCCGACCGGGAGGACCCCGACCAATGCTGCAGCGCAACGTCAGCGGCTCGCCGCTGGACATGCCGACCCTCGACCCGCCGGTGTCGGTGGGGCAGGGCGGCGCGATCGACCACGACACGCTCCTGGCCGGGTTCGAGCCCGTCGGCGAGCCCGACGAGCAGGACCAGGAGCCCGACGACCGTGAGACGACCGGCGACGTGCACGTGCCCGACGGCTCCGAGCCGGCCCCCGGTGACGGGGCAGTCGACGCGGCCGCCGTCGCGGCGGCCTCGGTGACCACCACATCCAAGTCCGGCGCGCGTGCGTCGGCGACCCGGAAGGGGGCGTCTCGATGACGCAGCTTTCTCGCCTTGCGATCGTCGGCCTCGCGAAGGAGGCGACCGCGGGCACCTACGTGGTGCCGACGACGTACGTGCCGTTCACCAAGGCCGACTTCGAGGACAACTACGCGGAGATCAAGGACGAGTCGATCCGCGCGAACGACTCCGTCCTGCAGGGCGCCTACCAGGGCCCGGTCACCGGGTCGTGGTCGCTGGACCTGCTGGCGTACCCGGACGTCCTGGGGCACTTCCTGGCCTCCATGATCGGGCCGGACTCGGTGGCGGCCGGGGTGTCGACGACGCTGAGCGCGTCGTCGGCGGTGAACGCGACGACGATCTCCACGGCCGTGAGCATCCCGGCGCAGACGGTCATCCAGATCGACACCGCCGCGAACGTGGAGTTCGCGAAGGTCACGGCGGTGTCCGGGGCTGGCCCGTACACGCTGACGGTGACGACGTCGGACACCGGCGCGGTCGGCCTGACAAAGGCGCACACCTCGGCCGCGCCGGTGATCGCGCAGACGACGCACACGTTCAAGCAGGTCGCGAACGTGCAGAACCCGACGCTGTCGATCTCGGTGTACGACACCCTGACGACGCTGGGGTACTCGTATGCGGCGCTGTCGGACCTGTCCATCAAGATCGACCCGAAGGCGTCGGTCTCCCTGACGTCGAAGTTCACGAGCATGCCGGGCGTCGCGCAGACCGCGTTGACGCCGACGTTCACGCAGCTCCCGCCGCTCCTCGGCTGGCAGTGGACCATGACGAACGCCGGCGCGGCCTCGACGCGCGGCCTGTCCTTCGACCTGAACCTGAAGCGGACCGTCGACCCGGTCCACTCGAGCGACGGCACCCAGGGCCCCCGGGAGATCTTCCAGGGCGCCCTGACCGCCGACGGCTCGTACAAGGCGATCTTCGAGAACCAGACCGACCTGGCGCTCTACAACAGCTACAGCCAGCAGCCCGCGACGGCGCTGCTGCAGCAGCCGACCGTCGGTGGCGGCGCGAGCCTGGCCCTGACCATGTCGAAGTCCGGCTGGGTCAAGGGCAAGCGCGAGTGGGGCGGCGCCTACGTGCAGGCGTCGTTCTCGCTGTCCGGCATCTACAACACGGTCGACGGCGGCTCGGTCTCCGCGGTGCTGAAGAACTTCAGGACCACCGCTTTCTGAGCGGTGCCAGCGTTCCCCCTCGCCGCGCTCTCGGCCCTGGCAGTCCTGCTGGTGGCCGGGGGCGCGCACTCCGTCGTGCCTCTGCTGCTGGTCGCGCTCGCGGCCACAGCAGCCCCTCTCGATCGACCCGCGCCGGGCTTCCCGCGCGGGCCCCTCTCACGCAAGGAGCGCAGAGCCATGGCTGGCTACGCCAACCGGATCCTCCACATCCCGTTCCCGGACCTGTCCGAGGAAGGCGACACGGTGTGGGTGTCGATCCTGAACCCGTCGCAGCAGCCGCCGGACAAGCTGCGGCCGCGGGAGATCCCGACCGACGAGAACGGCCGGCCGCTGGACCAGAACCTCGCGATGGAGGCGTCGTACGAGATCATCGCCGGTCTCGTCGTGGCGTGGCACGTCTACGACGCCACGGCGGCCTCGGTGGACTACGAGACCGGCGAGGCGCTCGACCAGCCGCTGCTGCCGAAGGTCGACCACTCGCACCCGGCCACTCCCGAGCTGGTGAAGTGCCTGCCGATGGAGATCATCAACGAGATCTCGCGGCAGATGAGCCAGCGCGTAAACCCTCAGTAGGGCCTGGCGAGCCCTACTTCGAGGACGTCTACCTCACCGTCGAGTCGATCTACGAGGGCACCTGGTCGTCCGGGGCTCCCCCGCAGGAGTTCGTCGACTTCGAGCTGATGCGTGAGATGGGCTGGTCGTGGACGGACCTGCAGGCCACGCCGACGTACGTCCGGCGGTTCACCTGGGATTTCATCCAGCTCCGCCGCCAGGCCGAGAACGACGCCAGCGAGCGCGCGCGACAGGAGATGAACACAGGTGCCTGAGCCCCTGGTGCTCGGAACGATGTCCCGCCTGTTCACCGAGCTCGCGGCGCGGAGCGAGGCGGCCGTGCCGCCCGCGCTCACCGCTGTGGCGCTCGCCGTCGAGCGGCAGGCGAAGCTCAACGCCTCGAACGGTGAGCACCCTCCTCGCACGCCCACGCCGTCGTCCGGCGACCCGGCAGGTCCCGCACGGATCTCCGGGTCGCTGGTCCGCGCGATCACTCACACCCCGGTCCACCGGACCGCGCTGGGCTGGGAGGTGAAGGTCGGGATGGCGCCGGGCCTGTACCCGTACTACAACCGCGCCACCCCGAGCTCGCTGTACGCCTACTACCTCGAGGTGACGGGCGTCGGGAAGAACCGGCGCAGGTTCCCGTTCCTCGAGCCGGCGTTCCACATGGTCGCCAGGGTGTCGGTCTACACGATCTTCGCGGAGCTGTACGGGGCCGGCTGGCGGACGCTCTAGCCGCGCAGGAGCCGCGCCTTCTCCTGCTCGAACTCCTCGCGGGTCAGCAATCCCTCGCGGAGCATCCGGGCCAGCTCGACCAGCGGCCCGCCAGTGCCGTCCAGCGTGGCCGTGGGCGCACCAGCGGCCGGACCGTGGGGTGACCGACGGGCCGTCTCCACAGCGGCCCTCAGCGCCTCGAACGCGGGGAGTTCTCTCCGCCAGAACGGGACGTGCCACTCGTCGAGGCGGGCCGCGGTCGCCTGCGACCCGATCCGGGCTCGCGGGGCGACGGTCCCGGCCACGGTGAACCCGATGAACCCCTCCCGGGTCAGCAGGCCCGGGGGTTGCCACCGCACGCCCGCGAGCTGCGAGACGTGCACTGATCGTTCCCCATAGCCCGGCAATGACCGGTTCGTCCTGGTCAGGGTCACGGTGTGGCCGTCGAACCTCACCGACGCACCCAGCCTGCCTTGGGCTTCCAGCTCCATCTGCTCATGGTGCTCGGCCTCCCTCTCCGAACACCTGTTCGTGCCAACGCACCCCGGATTCCTGAACTGAGGGGGTGCCGCCGGTGTCCGATGAGGTCGCCGATCTCTACGTCACGCTCCGCGCCGAGAGCGCCCCGCTGACTGCCGGATTCGCCGAGAGCGGCACGGCCGGCGAGGCGATGGCCACCCGCATCGACGCCTCCCTGCAGGCGATCGCTACGGAGATCGGCCGCGTCGCGGAGACCAACAACCTGCTGGCCACGTCCGTCGACCGTCTCGCGGCCCAGTGGACGGCCGCTACCTCCGAGATGGCCGTCGCGACGGCGCGGGTCAGCACCGAGACGGCGCAGGTCGCGACGTCCGTCGAGGCGGCCGCCGCGAAGACCACCGCGGCCGCCACCGAGATGACGGCCTCACTGTCCGAGGTCGGCGCGGCCACGGCCGACGTCGACGTCGCGGTGACGGCGATGGGCGAGACGTTCACCGCGACCGCCGCGGTGATCACCGAGTCCGGCATCGAGATGGCCACGGCCACCGCCGCGACCGCCGCCGAGGCCCAGGCCGCGGCGGAGAAGATGCTCGCCGACCAGCGGGCGGTGGCCTCAGGCGCCCAGACGGAGGCCGCGCAGGTCACCGCCAGCGCGGAGGAGATCGCCGCCGCGCAGAAGGCCCTGGCGCTGTCCTACGGCGAGGGCGCCACCGCGGCGGAGATGGCGGCCAGCAAGACGGCCGCCGCCTACGCCGCGATGAGCGACAAGGTCGTCGCCGACCTGGCGGCGGTCAAGGTCGCCGAGGCGGAGGCTGCCACCGCGAACGTGGCCGTCGGCACGACGATGGCCGGGACCGCGGCCGGGATGGGCACCCTCAGCACGGCGTCCGCGGCCGCGTCGGCGAGCTTCGGGAACGTCGCGGCGAAGGTCGGGCTGACGAGCGGGCAGCTCGGCCTGGCCGGGCTCGCGGCCGCCGCCGTCGGCGGGGTCGCGGTCAAGATGGCCGGCGACTTCGACATGGCCACCACGCGGCTCGTCACCTCGGCGAACGAGACGGAGTCGAACCTCGGCATGGTCCGGGACGGCATCCTCGCGATGGCCGGGACCGTGGGCTACTCGTCGGACGAGCTGGCCAAGGCCATGTACAAGGTCGAGTCCGGCGGCCAGCACGGCGCGGACGGCCTGAAGGTGCTGCAGGCCGCCGCTGAGGGCGCGAAGACGGAGAACGCGGACCTCACGGTCGTCGCGGACGCCGTCACGACCGCCCTCATCGACTACCACCTGCACGCCGACGACGCCGCCACCGTCACCAGCAAGATGGTGCAGGCCACCGCCAGCGGCAAGATGACGTTCGAGGAGCTGGCCGGCTCTTTCAGCTCGGTCGCGCCGATCGCCTCCGCCGCGAACATCTCCCTCGACGACATGCTCGGCGTCCTCGCCTCGATGACGTCGCACGGCATCTCGGCCCAGCAGGCGACCCAGAACATGGCGGACGCGATCCGCCACCTGCAGGCCCCCACCGGGACCATGCGGAACGAGATGAACCTGCTCGGCATCAGTGCCGACGACGTCGCCGCGCACCTGGGCGAGCGGGGTCTCTCCGGGACCATGCAGCTCCTCCAGCAGGCCATATCGAAGTCGATGCCGCCAGGCTCGGAGAAGGTCTTCCTCGACATGAAGAACGCGGTCGCGTCCGCGTCCCCCGCCGTGCAGGACCTGGCCCAGAAGGTCATGGACGGCTCGATCTCGATGAAGGACTTCAGCAAGGCGGCGAAGGACCTCGACCCGATCTCCGCCAAGCAGGCCGCCAGCTTCGCCACCCTCGCCGGCACGACCCACCAGCTCGGGTCGGAGTCGAAGACCGGCGAGGAGGTGATGCAGACCTACGGCGGCGCCATGCAGAAGGCCATGGGCGACGCCACCGGCCTGAAGGTCGCCCTGATGACGACCGGCGAGAACGCCGACTACACGAACAACGCCATCAAGGGGATCTCCGGGACGACCACCGAGGCGGGCAACCACGTCAAGGGTTGGAGCGAGATCCAGGGCGAGTTCAACACGAAGGTCTCCCAGGCCAAGGACGGGATCGGCGCCCTGGCCATCTCCATCGGCGAGAAGCTGCTCCCGGTGGTCACGCCGATCGTCGGCGCGATCGCGGACTTCACCACGTGGATCACCCAGAACCAGGTGGCGGCGACCGCGCTGGCGATCGTCATCGGCGGGGTGGTGGTCGTCGCCTTCTCGGCCGCTGCGGTGGCGGCGTGGAGCTTCACGGCCGCGCTGCTCGCCAACCCGGTCGTGTGGATCGTCGCGGCGATCGTTGCCGCGATCGGGCTGCTCGTCTTCGCGGTAGTCGAGATAGTCCAGCACTGGCAGGGGATAGCGGATTTCTTTTCCGGCCTTTGGTCCGATGTAAAGGACATTTTCAGTTCCGCGGTCAGCTGGGTAGGCGATAAGCTATCCGATCTCGCTGATTTCTTTTCCCGAATGTGGGGGAAAGTAAAGGACGGACTCACTTCTGCGAAGGATTGGATCAAGCAGAAGCTTTCCGATGTAGTCGATTTCTTCACCTCCTTGCCGGATAAGATCGGAGAGGGTCTCTCTAAAGTCGGAGAATCCCTGAAGACATCCTTTTCTCACGTGCTCGATTTCATTACCGCGCCTTTCCGGGCGGCGTTCGCTTTCGTCAAGCTGCTGTTCTCGAAGAGCCCCGGCGAGTGGGGGCAGATCATCGGCCAGGCGCTCGGCCAGCTCGCGCGGACGCTCGTCGACAAGGGCAAGGCGCTCTGGCACGGCTTCTGGGATGACGGCGTGGTCCCCGCCTGGAACAACACGCTGGCCTGGTTCAAGGCTCTACCTGGGCGGATCGTCGACGCGATCGGCGCGGCGAACACGTGGCTGAAGCAGAAGGGGAAGGACCTCTGGCACGGCTTCTGGGACGACGGCGTGGTCCCGGCCTGGAGCAACACGCTCGCCTGGTTCAAGGCTCTGCCCGGCCGGATCGTCGACGGGATCGGCGCGGCGAATACGTGGTTGAATCAGAAGGGAAAGGACCTCTGGCACGGCTTCTGGGACGACGGCGTAGTCCCGGCCTACAACAACACGATTGCGTGGTTCAAGGCGCTGCCGGGGCGCATTCAGACGGCGCTCGGGGATGCGGCGTCGTGGCTGACACAGAAGGGAAAGGACCTCTGGCACGGCTTCTGGGATGACGGAGTAGTCCCCGCCTGGAACAACACGGTCGCCTGGTTCCACGACCTTCCGAACAAGATCCACGCTTTTTTCACGGACGCTCCGCATTGGCTGGTC
It includes:
- a CDS encoding NUMOD3 domain-containing DNA-binding protein; this encodes MARAGHPVSAAARAKISAALKGKKHPHRGHPMSSDARAKISAALKGRNHPHRGHAISSETRAKIAAALRARHAATTARGKSGTGPKRSSAPKSARAPRSTPPTGRGSGLRRGGNTSVLAPGGGRMKTGSHGHKVHKSSFSLISTGAGYHHSYVGRLRKARKARSSKARFVRTRRAHRVRPRRR
- a CDS encoding DUF4429 domain-containing protein, with amino-acid sequence MELEAQGRLGASVRFDGHTVTLTRTNRSLPGYGERSVHVSQLAGVRWQPPGLLTREGFIGFTVAGTVAPRARIGSQATAARLDEWHVPFWRRELPAFEALRAAVETARRSPHGPAAGAPTATLDGTGGPLVELARMLREGLLTREEFEQEKARLLRG
- a CDS encoding phage tail tape measure protein; the protein is MLADQRAVASGAQTEAAQVTASAEEIAAAQKALALSYGEGATAAEMAASKTAAAYAAMSDKVVADLAAVKVAEAEAATANVAVGTTMAGTAAGMGTLSTASAAASASFGNVAAKVGLTSGQLGLAGLAAAAVGGVAVKMAGDFDMATTRLVTSANETESNLGMVRDGILAMAGTVGYSSDELAKAMYKVESGGQHGADGLKVLQAAAEGAKTENADLTVVADAVTTALIDYHLHADDAATVTSKMVQATASGKMTFEELAGSFSSVAPIASAANISLDDMLGVLASMTSHGISAQQATQNMADAIRHLQAPTGTMRNEMNLLGISADDVAAHLGERGLSGTMQLLQQAISKSMPPGSEKVFLDMKNAVASASPAVQDLAQKVMDGSISMKDFSKAAKDLDPISAKQAASFATLAGTTHQLGSESKTGEEVMQTYGGAMQKAMGDATGLKVALMTTGENADYTNNAIKGISGTTTEAGNHVKGWSEIQGEFNTKVSQAKDGIGALAISIGEKLLPVVTPIVGAIADFTTWITQNQVAATALAIVIGGVVVVAFSAAAVAAWSFTAALLANPVVWIVAAIVAAIGLLVFAVVEIVQHWQGIADFFSGLWSDVKDIFSSAVSWVGDKLSDLADFFSRMWGKVKDGLTSAKDWIKQKLSDVVDFFTSLPDKIGEGLSKVGESLKTSFSHVLDFITAPFRAAFAFVKLLFSKSPGEWGQIIGQALGQLARTLVDKGKALWHGFWDDGVVPAWNNTLAWFKALPGRIVDAIGAANTWLKQKGKDLWHGFWDDGVVPAWSNTLAWFKALPGRIVDGIGAANTWLNQKGKDLWHGFWDDGVVPAYNNTIAWFKALPGRIQTALGDAASWLTQKGKDLWHGFWDDGVVPAWNNTVAWFHDLPNKIHAFFTDAPHWLVEHGKMILQGLIDGITGFASKVYNAISDFIKGFIDGFKRGFGIASPSTIFHDFGIQILTGLLNGLTTMWTTVVGFLGRLPSQAINLFANAGSWLVSAGHNLLVGLWNGIASMTSWVWDKLTGWASSLWGGVKSALGIASPSTIAHESGMWLMKGLANGIDEHGHVAVQAAQAVADRVVTATKSTNQSLTGLGLTAATLGGDGASLSFGAAGFTRPAVPTSPGVLTGVGAGQQNVTVVHLNPTIQGNVWTTQDLVTELQQELLRHGIRNTGNGTNYVGFGA